From the genome of Gavia stellata isolate bGavSte3 chromosome 3, bGavSte3.hap2, whole genome shotgun sequence, one region includes:
- the CIDEA gene encoding lipid transferase CIDEA, whose amino-acid sequence MAVARDYVCSLVRSLVSMGASVGAVTKQTLFPPLMPAGRPFRVSNASRSSRKGIVASSLQELISKTLDAFLISAGIVTLVLEEDGTVVDTEEFFKSLDDNTHFMVLEKGQKWTQTRNGVATVRQKKKMGVANITFDLYKLNPKDFIGCLNVKATFYEIYSVSYDIKCMGAKSVLRKVLQLMSHAAQITGQFLLYTGTYMLQLMGEYDEDGTCTTSRRE is encoded by the exons ATGGCGGTGGCGCGGGACTACGTGTGCTCGCTGGTGCG ATCTTTGGTATCCATGGGAGCATCTGTGGGAGCAGTAACAAAACAGACCCTGTTCCCTCCTCTCATGCCTGCAGGGCGACCTTTCCGTGTGTCAAATGCCTCCCGAAGCAGCCGGAAAGGAATTGTTGCAAGCAGTCTGCAAGAGCTCATCAGCAAG ACTTTAGATGCCTTCCTCATATCTGCTGGAATAGTTACTCTGGTTTTGGAGGAAGATGGCACGGTTGTGGACACAGAAGAGTTCTTCAAGTCCCTGGATGATAATACACACTTCATGGTTCtagaaaaaggacagaaatggaCACAA ACAAGAAATGGAGTTGCCACTGtgagacaaaagaagaaaatgggagTAGCTAACATCACATTTGATCTGTATAAGCTGAACCCTAAGGATTTTATTGGCTGCTTAAACGTCAAGGCAACCTTCTATGAGATCTACTCTGTCTCATATGACATCAAATGTATGGGAGCAAAAAGCGTATTGCG GAAGGTGCTTCAGCTAATGTCCCATGCAGCACAAATAACTGGACAGTTTCTTCTTTATACTGGAACATATATGTTGCAGTTGATGGGTGAATATGATGAAGATGGCACGTGTACAACATCAAGGCGGGAGTAG